CGTTTTCCTCGAAGGCACATTCCACACACGCAAATCGGGCTTGCGTCTGCCGGTTGTCGGCAGACACATGGCCGCAGCACGGACAGGAACGGCTCGTGTTCTGTGGCGGCACTGCAACCAGCCAGCCGCCTTGCCACGCCAGCTTGTAATCCAGTTGGCGGCGGAACTCGAACCAGCCTTGATCGAGGATGGACTTGTTCAGGCCGGACTTGGCCCGAACGTTTCGTCCCGGTTGTTCGGTAGTACCTGCCGCTGACCTGGACATGTTCCGTACCTGCAAATCCTCGATACACACCATCGCGTGATTTTGGCTGATCGCGGTCGAGGTCTTGTGCAGGAAGTCGCGGCGGGCGTTGCCGATACGGGAGTGAATGCGCTGGACTCGGGCTTTCGCCTTCTTCCAGTTGTTGCTGAATTTGGTTTTGCGGCTCATGGCCTGCTGCGCTTTGCGCAGGGCCGTTTCATGCCGCTTGAAGCTGTTGAGCGGCGCGTAGAACGTGCCGTCCGAGAGTGTGGCGAAGCGGATCACGCCCATGTCGATACCCACTGCTGTGGTGGCCTGCGGCACGGGCTGCTCAACTTCGCGCTCGGTCTGGATGCTTACGAACCACTTGCCGCAAGACTGGCTCACGGTGACATTTCTGACTGTGCCCAGCACCTCGCGACTATTGCGGTAGCGCAGCCATCCCAGCTTGGGCAGGAAGATACGACTGTTGCCCTGATCGAGCTTGATCTGCTTCGGGTCGGGGTAGCGGAAGCTGTCGCGCTGGCCTTTCTTCTTGAAACGTGGAAAGTCGGCCCGCTTGGCGAAGAAGTTGCTGTAGGCCCGCTCCAAATCCTTGAGCGCCTGTTGCAAGGGATGGACCGGCGCATCGGCCAGCCAAGCCGTTTCCGCGCTGTTGCGCCACTCGGTGAGCATCTTGCACAGCCCGGCGTAGCCCAGCTTCTTCTCTCCGCGCTCGTAGCGCTCTTTCTGCAACGCCAGCCCCTTGTTGTAGACGAACCGGCACGAGCCGGCGAAGCGGCGCATTTGCCGCTCTTGCTGGCCGTCTGGTCGCAGTTCGTATTTGAAGGCTTGGAGGCGTTGCATGCGGATATTATAATTTGGCCTATGAGCGACGACAACGATATTAGGCATGGACGACACTGCGTTTTTAAGATGCATGTCCATTTGGTCTTTGTAGCGAAATATCGCCGCAGGGTATTCGATGGCGACGCCATCAACCGGCTGCGCACGATCTTCGCCAAGGTCTGCGCCGACTTCGAGGCGCAACTGATCGAGATGGACGGCGAGGACGGTCAGGTCTGCGTGCTATCGATGCCCCTGTTGAATATATACATAAGTACATAAAAGCATAATCATGCAGATGCGGCTGCCGTGACAGCCTTTGCAGCGATCGCCTCGGTCTCCGGAATGCGGATCGGCTGCACCCGGACCAGGCTGGCGGTCCGCTCCGGCTGGAACAGCACGGCATGGCCCCGGGGCAGGGTCAGGATGGTGTTGGCGTGGATCAGCGGTTCTTCGATCTCGCCCACGGTTCGGCCGTCTTCCCAACGCTCGCCGCCATAGGCGCCCACCTCCGTGCGCTCCATGCGGGTGACCCGCTTGGGCCTGGTGCCGGAGGCAGCCTGGACCCATTCGGCGGTCTCGACATCGGAGCCGCCGAAGAACAGCTTCACCTGACAGTTGGTCAGGACAGCCTGGAGCACGGCGCGGCCGTCGAGGCTTTCGTCATCGGGCTTGAGCAGGTCGGCGAAGGACTGGAAGGCGAGATTGAGGTTGAGGCCGGTATAGGCGGCCGCGGCCAGGACGCGGAGGATGACCGCCGAGGCCATGAATTTCAGCTCGTCGACGAAGAGGCTGAGCGGGGCCGTGCGCTCATGGCGGAGCCTCCGGGCGAGCTGCGCCACCTCGACCAGCAGGGTGCGGGCCGCAAGCCGGATCTCGTCGTCATCGATGTCGCCGATGACATAGAGCACGGCGTTCGAGCGGATCACCCGGTCGAGATCGAGGCCACGGCCGGCCCTGGGCGTGAGGGAGGGACGCCGGGCCAGGCGTTTCAGTTTCTCACGCGGGGAGAGCAGGGCCTTCCATTCCCCCTCTGACAGGTCGCGCCGTTCAAGGGCGTCGGCGATTGCGCCGAGGCTGGTACGCGGCAGCTCCGCCATCACCTCGCGGATGACGCTGGCGGCCAGGATCTTGTAATGGTCGGCATCGGTGCCCCGCTCCTTCAGCCCCAGAAGTTCGGTCATCCGGATGATCCGCTCCTCAAGGGGGCCGTGTTCAAGAGGGGCCCAGCGGCCGGCGCCGGTCTCGCGCAGATCGACCAGGAGAAATTCCCGGCCCATGGCTTCAGCCCGGCTTCGCAGGATCACGGGCAGGAAGTCATCGCCCTTGGGATCGACGAAGATCACGCAATCGCCGCGCTGGACCGCCTGATCCGCCCAGACCTGGAAGGTGACGCCCTTGCCGAAGCGGGTGGCGCCGATGACGCATTTCATGGTCTCGAGCGCGGTCTTGACCGGGATTGAAACCGGCTGGCCGTCGGGGGCGAGGCCGGTGAAGACGAGGCCCGGGCGGTAGTGGTTGCGGGGATCAAACCCTTGCGCGTCTGCCCAGCGGGCAGCCTCGTGGCGGACATCGGACAGAGCCTCGGTTTCCTGGCTGTTGCGGTGGGCCCGTAGCTGCTTCGACAGCCAGGTCAGGCCGTAGCGGATGGCGAGGATCCGGCTGCTGACCGCAAGGCCGATCAGGGCCAGGCCGAGCAGGCCCCAGCGCCCGGCCCAGTCGACGAGGAACCAGCGTGCGGCGCCATCGCCGAGCAGCCGCTCGGCGAGCACCAGATGGCAGATGGTGAGGAGCCAGAAGAGCAGGGCGCCGGCGAAGGCGGCGATGCGCAGGCGCCACCAGAGGATGGAGGCGCTGACGCGATCATCACCCGGGCGGGCGCCGGGCAGGCCGATCGCGCAGGTCACGCTCAGGCATAGGATCGCGAGCAGGGGCAGGCCGGGATGTCCTGCCTCCAGGGCCTGGTGTGCGAGGTGATTGCTTGCCCCTGTGACGGCTTCGGCGAAACCGGTCATCTGAAGACCTCATCTGAAGGCGCCTGCCGGCGGGGAAATCCCCGCCGGCAGGCCTTCGGCCACGGACCTTTCAAGGTCCGGGCCTTGCGTGACCATCACATGGTCAGTGCCGCCGTCGAACGGTCGGCTGTGATGGTCGCGACGACGGTCGGCCATCCGGGGGCAAGGTGCCGCCGGATGGCATGACCGCCGTCCGATCTGGTGCGCGCGGCAGGGGCGCCGCTACGCATCGGTCGATCGTCATGATGTCTCCTCCTGGATGACTCATTGCCCAAGGGTGGTGCCGTCTGTCGCGTCATGGCGTTTCTCCGGAAAATCAGGGGCGGCCGAAAGGCCGCGACACCATCCACCGGCCAGGGTGGATGGCACGTATCGCAACCGCGGCGGCCAGGCCGCAGCCGCTCGTCACGCTGTCTGCTTTTGGCTGTCCGGCCGGTCGGTGATGGGGGCCACCCATCGTCGACCGGCGTCGCTCGGCCCGCTGCTTCGATCGAATCGCAAGCAGGCCTTTCTCGCCTCGTCGCAGACGCTCCCAGGCATAGCCGTCGCGCGCAGCCACGCGCGCATGAACCGGGTGTCAGCCGGTTCCGGCCTTAGCCTTTCCCACGTTAGTCCAGCCGGTCTTCACGAGCAGACCGCCAGTGCCTCACCGGGACGGTTAGAGCCTGAGGCTCTTTCATCGCAGATTTCAGGGGCCCGAGGTTCCAAAGCAGCTCCCTTACTCACCGTCCGGCTTCCAGCGTCGATCGCCGGCCACTGAAGGGCCGGTGCTGGCTCTTGCTCTCCGAGATGCACCCTCATGGGTGCAATGACAGGCTTGAGCTGTCCATCGATCTCGCGAGGTTGCCCCCACGAGTACCAGCCATCCCAGGTTTCCCCTGATGGCCTCCGGATGGTTTCCCACCCGGCGTGAAGCCCACCTGCTCGGCACGCGTTCGACCCTTCCGAGCCGCCCGCGGGCAGGGCTTTGAATACCTGCTCTCCAACTGGACAGGAGCACACCGCGTCACCGCGGGGTCCGTGTCCGTGTCGCCCGTCCTCCGGTATGGCCTTCTGGCGCCACCGGGGGGAAGGATTGGGTCGAACGGGGGAATTGCACCCCCGAGCGCCCGTTGCAGCCGGACGAGCCCCATTACGGGCATCCGGCTACGGCGTGACGAAGCCCGGGTTGACGGCCCGGGCCGGCGGCATGGGTTGCGTGGGTGCGGGGCCTGGCCTTCGGCTTGACCTCCTTCCTTGGGGAAGGCGAGAGCCCGCATGCATGAACGTGATCCGATCCCGCTGGCGAGGCGGGATCACGAAGGATCCCGGCCCCATCGGGCGGGGTGAGCGGTGTCGTCTCCTCAATCAGGGTGCGGCGTCGGGGACCATCCCCGGCCGCTTGTGAAAGCGTCGGATCTGGTCCCGTCGTCCGGCCCCGCTGGCGAGGCGGCCCGGTCGTCGGATCGGCTCTGGCAGTGCGGAAGATCAGGCTGGCGAGGCTCTGGTCCCTGACCCTGCGTCTGATGCCGGTCGCGTCGTGCGCAACGGCATCAGATTGAGTTTTCGGCAGGGGGCAAGCAAGCGAAAAACCGCTGTGCTTGGAACCTCTTTATATTTTTCTGCAAGTATCTCTTTCTTATTCACTGATAAAAACATAGTGAAAAAATTTGAAGCAGATTTCGTCTTCGTGCTTCCATGCGATCACTCAAAACCGGGGGGTGTGCATGGAGGTTCATGTCCACAAAGTCGGTCTGATGCAGGATGTGCTGAAGCATGTCGGGATCGGCTACACCCGGCATTTCGGCGGCATCGTACCGGTCACGAAGGTGGAAGCCTTCGCGACCAGGATGCAGCGCCTCTACCGGACCGATCTGTCGGCGGCCGAGCGGGTCCGCCGGAAAGCTCTTGGGCGCGCAAATGCGGCGCTCTTCCTCTATCCCCGTGCCGATCGCCAGGGGTTCGACTTCATCGGTCTGCTGACGGCCGGAGAGCATGTCGCGGCCGCGGCCGAGATGTTGTCGGATGCCGGAGACCGGCGCCAGCGGATCCGCTTCGAGGACCGCTATGAGCTGTTGCGTCTGACGGCCTCGGGCGGGCAGGTGCGCTGGACATGGCGCCTCACCCAGGCGGCCTTCGATGCCCAGGCGGCGGCGATCCGGGCGGCCGTCCGGCGTCAGGATGACGACCGGTCCGTGCATCAGGTGATCGCCGATCTTTACGCGATGCCCGGCTTCCGGGGGGTGCGCACGCAGATGGCCGGCCTGCTCCGCGTTCTGCATGGGGAATGGCAGCGCAGCCGCCAGGAGGCCCGCTGCCCTTACGTCTCGACCAGGCCCAAGGGCTATGTCCGCTTCCTGGCGATCCGGAAGATGCCGCTGTCCGAGGTGGTCGACCGGATGGTGATGGGACGCAAGCCGATCCCCTATGCCCGGGTTCATGAAAAAGGTGCTAAGTCATGAAACTGTCGATCCAGCCGCAATCCGACGTGCATCTGTCGATCCGGCGGCTGACCCTGACCCGCGATGCCTTTGCCGACTTCATGGCCTATAAAAAGGCCTATCGGGATGCCTATGGCGAAGACATCGCGGATGAAAAGCTCGCAGCCGAGCTGGTGACCCTGGCGCTCCGGCGGGATCGCAGCCTCCGGGCCTATAAGCGCCGGAGCACGGCACAGGGTGAAGCGCCGGCGGCCTCCTCAGGCGGCCCGGCGGGCGGCGGGGAGGCGGTCTCATGATCGCCGAGATCCTGAGCTATTACGGTCAGCCGATCGCCGATCTCAGGGCCGATCCTGAGATCACCGACATCATGATCAACGGCCATGAGCGGATCTTCGTCGAGCGCGGCGGGCGTATCGAGCGCAGCGCCGCCCGGTTTCCGACGGCGGAGCGGCTGGACGAGTTCGTGCGGCAGATCGCGCACAATCTCGGTCAGACGATCGACGCGCGCACCCACCCGATCCTGGATGCCCGCCTGCCGGATGGCAGCCGGATCAATGCCGTGCTTCAGCCGGTCGCGATCGGCGGCACGGTCGTGACCATCCGTCCGGCGCCGCATCGTCATCTCTCGGCCGACGAGCTGGTCGCGCGGCGCATGCTCACCCCGGCCATGCTTGCGCGGATCCGGGAGGGCGTCGAGGCGGCAGAGTCCCTGCTCACCGCGGGAGGTACGGGCTCCGGTAAGACGACCTTGCTGCGTGCCTTCTCGGCCTTCATACCGGCTGAGGAACGGATCGTGACGATCGAGGACACCCATGAGGACCTGGTGCCGGGCGAGCGCCATGTCGTGCGCCTGGAAGCGGCGCTCCGCCGGCGCCAGCTCGACCGCGATCAGATCACCGTCGGCATGGACCGGCTGATCGTCAATGCGCTCAGGATGCGGCCGGACCGGATCATCGTGGGCGAGATCCGCACGCCTGAAGCCGCCGAGGCCTATGTCCGGGCGATGAACACCGGCCATGGCGGCAGCATGTCGACCATTCATGCAAACAGTGCCGGCGAGACCTATCTCCGGCTGCGCGATCTTCTGACCTCTGCCGCCCCGGCCGTGCCGCCGGCGCTTCATGAGGAGACCGTGCGGGCGAATGTGCGTCTGGTCATCCATGTGGCGCGGCTGCGCATCGGCAGCGACGTCCGCCGCCGGGTGACGGCGATGTCTGAGTCTGTCCGCGGACCGGATGGTCTGCACACCCGGACGCTCTGGCGCTATGTGCCGGAGGCGGACAGCTGGGAGGACAGCCGGTGCGCGGCCTGATGTTTGTGCTCGCCCTCCTGCTCGTGCTGCCGGCGGCGGCCCGGGCTGAGACCGGCTGTTTCGCCCGCGCGGCGCGGCTCGCCGGTGTGGAGGCGGATGTGCTGATGGCGCTGGCCTGGGTCGAGAGCCGCTGGCGGCCGGGGGCGGTCAATGACGGCAACCGAAATGGCAGCGAGGATGTCTGCCTGATGCAGGTGAACTCGGTCCATTACGAACGCCTGGCCCGGATCGGCATCGATCGCGACCGGCTGCTTCAGGACTGGTGTGTCTGCCTGTTGGTCGGGGCGGAGATCCTGGCGGAGATGCGGGCCGCGACCGGCGGCGATCTCCGCGATGCGCTCGCAGCCTACAATCCCGGCCCGGGCAACCTCGCAGCCGGCCGGCGGCATGCCGACGAGGTGCTTCGGGTGCTCACCCGGCTGCGGCGATGGCGCGCCGGGCCGACCATCGGGTCAGCGCCGGCGCGCGAAAAAATCCGCTCAGAGGATTCGACGCAACCACACGTTGGACAACCTCCGCGATATGCGTCAGGAGGCGACTGAGCGGAGCCTCATTGTGCGCTGCAACCGATCGAGGATGAACTCGTAGATTTCATCTTCATGGATGAATTCGTACTCCCCGGACTTCAGCGCATCCATCACCAGCCGGTCGTAGATCTCAATGCTGTGGCGGGTGACCTTGGTTCTGGTCGATTTGATGCCTTGTCGGGCGAGATCGGCTTTCAACTCGCTCAACAGCTCGTAATGCGCCTTCCCGATATCCAGCGGGCGCCGGTCAGCGAGGGTTTTTCTTTCAGTCGGCATGGCCGCTCGTCTCCTTGCATGGCGAGATCGGTTGTGCCCAAGGGGGATCCGTCTCCAGAAAAGAGCAAGTCTACGTTACCGAATATAAACACTAATTCGTAATTGTCCCTTGAACAAAATCAACTCTTGCGCTTTCGTATCCATCAATCAAGTCAAACAGGTCCATCGAATGAGCACGAATCCTCGCACGGTCCCGATGGGCACCGAGGCATCGGCCATGGCAGGCGCTGATGAACTGCCTGTCGCAACGACCATTCTTGGTGCGCCGGCCCGTTACTTCGTTCCGGCCGTGGCCGTCGGGTTGGGGTTTGCCCTGGGCGTCAGCCTGGTTGCCGGGATCGTTCTCGGGATCCTGCTGCCGGGCGGGCTGATCCTGTTGCACCGCAAAGATCCGAGCGCGTTCGAGATCTGGGTGGCCCGCATGCGGCTGCCCTGGTGGCGCGCCTGGACCATCGGGCGGCGGCGCCGCCCCGTCATCTGGTCGGACTGAGGAGGTCTCCCCCCATGACACTGCAATCGACCATCCGGATCCCGGCGCGTCTCCGGGTTGCAGGGCTTCTGGCCGCCGCGGCGTTCGCGAGCCTGCCGGCCCGTGCGCAGCAGGTGGTGGATATCGGCACCGTCGCCTCGGGCAATGAGGGCACCACGCTCCTCACCAAATTCTTCCAGAGCTGGGTCAACTTCATGACCGGCCCCTGGGCGGTCGCGATGATGGCAGCGTCGATCGCGGTCGGGGTTGCGATCTGGATCTTCATGCCGCGTGAAGGGCCGATGGGGTGGGTGGCACGTGGCGCTATCGGCGGTCTGGTGCTGCTCAATCTGGGCCCCTGGCTGGCCGATCTCGGCTATATCGGGCTCTCCTGAGGGCGGGGCCGGGATCATGTCGTCGATGCACCCGGTCACGGAGGCTTTCCAGGTCTTCGCGCCCTATGGCAGCTGGATGCTCACCCGGCGCGGTACATTGCTGGCCGTGGTCGAGCTGGAGGGCGTCGATCCGGACGCGCTGACCCGGGCGGATCTGTCGCATGTGGCGCTGACCGCGCGTCAGGTCGCCGAACAGCTGCCGCCCGGGGCCGCAGCCAGCCAGTACTATGTGCATCTCGACCGGATCCCGGTTCATCTGCGTGATCGGGCCGATCCGCTGCGGCACCGCCTGTCCAAGGCCCGTGAGCGCTTCCTGAACGACGCGGGCGGGCTTGCCCGCAGCTTCCTCTTCCATGTCTACGAATTCGGCAGTGACCGGGCCGCGACCGGCTCGCTCGGGGCCGAGATCCGCGACCAGCTCGCCGGCGGCTTTCTGGAGCCCGAGGCGCGCCGGCGGTTCATCCGCCGGCTGCGCACGCCCGACGCCCTGTTGCTCAGCCGCGAAGGCCTCGCCCGGCTTGCCCGGGATGCGACGGACCAGCTCGACAAGATCGTGGCGATCTGGGGCAAGCTCGGGGCCGCCCGGGTGGTTGCGCCGGAGACGGCTTTCGGGCTGATGCGCTATCTTGCGAGCTTCGATCCTGCCCATCTGCTGGCCCCGCCCCGGGTGGTGCCTGAAGACGATATGGATCTGGCGCTCGCAGCCGGAGACATCGAGCCGGTCGAGATCGGCTATGACGCCTTCCTCAAGCTGCACGGGGCCGAGACCCGCTATCTGCGGATCGGGTCGGTCACCACTCTGCCGCGCCAGGCGCTGGGCTGGCTGACCGAGGGGGTGGACGCGCCCATCGCCCGTCGGGGCGATTATGTGATCGTGCACAGCTTCGAGCCGATGTCGGAGATCACCCGGGCGCTGCGCTTCTCGGAAGCCCGGGCCGCGATCGAGCGGACCCGGATGTCGCTGGTCAACATGATCCGCGGCGAGACCACCACTGAGCGCGAGGAGTGGCGGCCGAAATACCGGGCGAAGCTCGATGCGATCGCCAGGGCAGAGGCCGAGGAAGATCGCTGGGGGCTGGTTGCCACCACCCTGCTCGTGCCCGATCGCGACCCTGTGGCGGCCACCAGCCGGGCGCGCGATTTCGCCCGGATCTTCGCCGCCCGGGGCATCGGGCTGGTCTGGGAGGCGCTGGGCCTGCCCTTCGCCTTCCAGGCGGTCCAGCCGGGCGGGGCAGGGGCCTCGCGCCGGCGGAGCATCGTCACCTCCTCGCGCCATGGCAGTCTGGCGCTCGCCTTCAAGGCCCGGACCGGTCAGGAAACCGTTGCCGATCTGGGGCAGGAGGAAGCGGGGTTCATCTTCGAAACCGCGAGTGGCGAGCCCTTCCACTTCTCGCCCTTCGTCGGCGGCCGCGGCTTTGTGATCGGGGTCGGGCCGGTACGTTCGGGCAAGACCTTCCTCAAGAACACGCTTGCGACCCACTTCCTCAAATATGGCGGGCTGGTACGGGCGGTCGACATCGACCCGGGCGCCAGATGCGTGGCGGAGATCTTCTCGACCGATGGGGCCGGCTATTGCGCTCTGGGTGATGCCGGGGCGCTCAATCCCTTCGTGTCGCAGCAGGATGGCGAGGATGCCGATTTCGCGACCCATCTGGGCCAGCTGCTCGCCCTGATGCTGGAGGCGAACGACACGCCCGAGATGCGCCGGGTGTCGGCCGAGGAACAGGCGGATATCGATCAGTCGATCCGGGCCGTGATGGCCCTCGATCCGGCTTTGCGGTCGATGCGGGCCTTGCATGCCCATTTGCACAGCGACACGCGAAGGTTGTTCGACAGGTGGTTTGATCGCGGAATGTATGCAGGCATCCTTGATGCCGAGGCCGATGCGATCGGGCGGATCGATCATCCCTTCGCAGCCTGGAATCTGGGGGCCTATCGCGACCGGCCGCAGGTCCTGCGGCCGGTGCTGCTCGACCTGTTCTGGCGGGTCACCCGGGCCTTTGAGGATCCGGCCCGGCGGGGTGTGCCGAAGATGCTGGAGATCGACGAGGCGCATCATGCGCTCTCGATTCCGGTCTTCCGGGATTATGTGACGGCCAAGGTCCGGACCTGGGGCAAGTGGCAGGCCGGCGTCACCCTCTGGACCCAGTCGCCGGCGGAATATGGTCAGGTGCCGGAATGGAGCGCGATCCGCTCTGCGGCCTCGACCTTCTTCTTCATGGCCGACGGGCGGATGGATGAAGACCAGTATCGCCGGGTCTTCGGCCTGCGCGACGGCGATATCGCCGCGATCCGCCGTCTGGTGCCCCGGCGCGAGGCCTATCTGGTCCAGCCGGATCTCGACATCCGCAAGGTCGTGACGCTCCGGGTCGACCCGGAACAGCACGTCATCAACACCTCCCATCCCCGGGAAGCGCAGATCCGCGACCGGCTGATCGCCGAGCACGGCCGTGACCGCGGCCTTGTGCTCGCGGCAGCCGAGATCGCGCGGCTGGGCACGTCCCGGGTTGAGGTTCCCTCCCCCGCAGGAGCTGAGGCATGAGGTACAAGATCCTGATTCTGGCGGCCGGTCTGGCCATCACCCCCGTTGCCGTTCAGGCCGGGGGCGTGCCCACCTTCGACGGCGCAGCCCTCTCGCAGGATGCCCGCGCTTATGCGGAAGAGCTGGCCGAGTTGCAGCGGCTCTACAACCAGCTCGCCGAACAATCGGCTCAGGCGATCCGCAATGCCCGCCGGCTGGGCGATCTGGGCGGTCTTGCCGATGCGCTGGCCGAATATGCCGGCCTGGTCGAGGACGAGGCGGCCCGGACCATCCTGCAAGAGATCTATGGCCTCGATCCCGACCGCACCGATTTCCGGCGGGAGATGTTCCGGATCCTCGGTCAGGAATATGACCTTCCGGAGGATGAGGACGACATCCGCCAGGCCTTCCGTGAGGTGGGGGCGTCGGAGGCGGTGATCGATGCGCTTATCCGGTCGAGCAGCTATTTGCAGGTCTATAAGGATCGAATTGCGGCGACGTCACAGTCATTGGCAGATAGCAATAAACTCAGTGAAGAGAACCGGAATTTTCTGAACGATGTGATTGATGACTACGAAAACCTTGGTGATGACAGTGTTGCCTCTACTCTTCAGCTCAGCGCTGGGATTGCCATCTCTCAAAGCAATCAGCTCGAACAATTGATTGACGAAATCAGGGCTTTGAGGGAGCAGAAAGTCGAGGAAAAAATTGAAAAAATGGAGAAAGAAAAACTCGCCCTTGAAAGGGAGCTTCGCCGTCAGGAAGAGGTGAGACGGCGGACTGAAGCTACCCACACTCCTGTTCGTATCATGGATTGGGCAAGAGGAGAGACGGGGCAATGAAGATTACATTCCTCGCCAGCCTTGTCGCTCTTATCGCGGCCTCGTCGCCCGGATTCTCGCAGGATAGGCCAGGAGTTTTTGACCAGGAATACGCGGATTTTCAGCAGAAAATAGGAAATCAGGCTCGAAACGAATGCTCGGATAGCTCGAACCTCGTGATCAGAGCGGAGTGCCGTAGGAAGCGAGCCCAGCGGCATCCGGAATGGGATCAGAACATCCGAGGACGGCTCGAATACTGTGAAGCCCATTACAGGCCAATGCGAACTGATGCTCTGCGATCCAAAGCGGCCGAGTTGGCAGGACTCAGGCACCAGGCTCGTCGCGACGCTGTCATCAGTGTCGATGATCGGCGTGCAGGAGAGGTGTCCGTCGAGGATCTGACCACCGAATATCGCTGCGTCCATGACCTCCTCCTCGATCGCGGCGTGAAGATCGGCTTCGATCTGGGCGGCACGCACATCCCGGACGGGGAGATCTGCGAAGAGATCGACTGTCAGCCCGGCCGGTCGGCGACACCGGCGCCGGCGGCTCCGGGCGCGTCGTCTGCCGGAAACCCGATCGAGGACGTGACCGATGCCCTCCGCAGCTTCAACCGCCTGTTCGATTAGGCGGGGGGCCGGGCTTGCCGCGGGGCTGGTCACGGCCGGCCTCGCGCATCCGGCCGCGGCCCACCAGCTGGGCGACGTGACCTCGTGGACGGCGATGATGTCGTCCTTCAACGCAGCCGTCGCCGAGCGGATCGCGGCGATCACCGCGGCTTCCGGCCCCTATTATCAGCTGACCATGGTCCTGATGGGGGCCTTTGCGGCCCTCCATCTCGCGGTCGCCGTCACCCGCTATGTCACCGGCA
This region of Tistrella mobilis genomic DNA includes:
- a CDS encoding RNA-guided endonuclease InsQ/TnpB family protein, yielding MQRLQAFKYELRPDGQQERQMRRFAGSCRFVYNKGLALQKERYERGEKKLGYAGLCKMLTEWRNSAETAWLADAPVHPLQQALKDLERAYSNFFAKRADFPRFKKKGQRDSFRYPDPKQIKLDQGNSRIFLPKLGWLRYRNSREVLGTVRNVTVSQSCGKWFVSIQTEREVEQPVPQATTAVGIDMGVIRFATLSDGTFYAPLNSFKRHETALRKAQQAMSRKTKFSNNWKKAKARVQRIHSRIGNARRDFLHKTSTAISQNHAMVCIEDLQVRNMSRSAAGTTEQPGRNVRAKSGLNKSILDQGWFEFRRQLDYKLAWQGGWLVAVPPQNTSRSCPCCGHVSADNRQTQARFACVECAFEENADVVGAINVLRAGHARFACEVSDAVGSPAAGTHRSDSGAAQCRP
- a CDS encoding type IV secretory system conjugative DNA transfer family protein; translated protein: MTGFAEAVTGASNHLAHQALEAGHPGLPLLAILCLSVTCAIGLPGARPGDDRVSASILWWRLRIAAFAGALLFWLLTICHLVLAERLLGDGAARWFLVDWAGRWGLLGLALIGLAVSSRILAIRYGLTWLSKQLRAHRNSQETEALSDVRHEAARWADAQGFDPRNHYRPGLVFTGLAPDGQPVSIPVKTALETMKCVIGATRFGKGVTFQVWADQAVQRGDCVIFVDPKGDDFLPVILRSRAEAMGREFLLVDLRETGAGRWAPLEHGPLEERIIRMTELLGLKERGTDADHYKILAASVIREVMAELPRTSLGAIADALERRDLSEGEWKALLSPREKLKRLARRPSLTPRAGRGLDLDRVIRSNAVLYVIGDIDDDEIRLAARTLLVEVAQLARRLRHERTAPLSLFVDELKFMASAVILRVLAAAAYTGLNLNLAFQSFADLLKPDDESLDGRAVLQAVLTNCQVKLFFGGSDVETAEWVQAASGTRPKRVTRMERTEVGAYGGERWEDGRTVGEIEEPLIHANTILTLPRGHAVLFQPERTASLVRVQPIRIPETEAIAAKAVTAAASA
- a CDS encoding CpaF family protein, with protein sequence MIAEILSYYGQPIADLRADPEITDIMINGHERIFVERGGRIERSAARFPTAERLDEFVRQIAHNLGQTIDARTHPILDARLPDGSRINAVLQPVAIGGTVVTIRPAPHRHLSADELVARRMLTPAMLARIREGVEAAESLLTAGGTGSGKTTLLRAFSAFIPAEERIVTIEDTHEDLVPGERHVVRLEAALRRRQLDRDQITVGMDRLIVNALRMRPDRIIVGEIRTPEAAEAYVRAMNTGHGGSMSTIHANSAGETYLRLRDLLTSAAPAVPPALHEETVRANVRLVIHVARLRIGSDVRRRVTAMSESVRGPDGLHTRTLWRYVPEADSWEDSRCAA
- a CDS encoding lytic transglycosylase domain-containing protein gives rise to the protein MRGLMFVLALLLVLPAAARAETGCFARAARLAGVEADVLMALAWVESRWRPGAVNDGNRNGSEDVCLMQVNSVHYERLARIGIDRDRLLQDWCVCLLVGAEILAEMRAATGGDLRDALAAYNPGPGNLAAGRRHADEVLRVLTRLRRWRAGPTIGSAPAREKIRSEDSTQPHVGQPPRYASGGD
- a CDS encoding VirB4 family type IV secretion system protein, which gives rise to MHPVTEAFQVFAPYGSWMLTRRGTLLAVVELEGVDPDALTRADLSHVALTARQVAEQLPPGAAASQYYVHLDRIPVHLRDRADPLRHRLSKARERFLNDAGGLARSFLFHVYEFGSDRAATGSLGAEIRDQLAGGFLEPEARRRFIRRLRTPDALLLSREGLARLARDATDQLDKIVAIWGKLGAARVVAPETAFGLMRYLASFDPAHLLAPPRVVPEDDMDLALAAGDIEPVEIGYDAFLKLHGAETRYLRIGSVTTLPRQALGWLTEGVDAPIARRGDYVIVHSFEPMSEITRALRFSEARAAIERTRMSLVNMIRGETTTEREEWRPKYRAKLDAIARAEAEEDRWGLVATTLLVPDRDPVAATSRARDFARIFAARGIGLVWEALGLPFAFQAVQPGGAGASRRRSIVTSSRHGSLALAFKARTGQETVADLGQEEAGFIFETASGEPFHFSPFVGGRGFVIGVGPVRSGKTFLKNTLATHFLKYGGLVRAVDIDPGARCVAEIFSTDGAGYCALGDAGALNPFVSQQDGEDADFATHLGQLLALMLEANDTPEMRRVSAEEQADIDQSIRAVMALDPALRSMRALHAHLHSDTRRLFDRWFDRGMYAGILDAEADAIGRIDHPFAAWNLGAYRDRPQVLRPVLLDLFWRVTRAFEDPARRGVPKMLEIDEAHHALSIPVFRDYVTAKVRTWGKWQAGVTLWTQSPAEYGQVPEWSAIRSAASTFFFMADGRMDEDQYRRVFGLRDGDIAAIRRLVPRREAYLVQPDLDIRKVVTLRVDPEQHVINTSHPREAQIRDRLIAEHGRDRGLVLAAAEIARLGTSRVEVPSPAGAEA